The genomic interval AGCTTCACGGGCTTTGCCCAGCGCGCGGGCCACACGGGCGACCATTGCGACGGCTGGGGCATTGCCTTCTTTGAAGACAAGGGCGTGCGCCACTTTGTGGACCACGAGCGCGCCGTGGACTCGCCCATTGCCGAGCTCATCCGCCGCTACCCCATCAAAAGCTGCAATGTCATATCGCACATCCGCAAGGCCACGCAAGGCGTGGTCGGGCTGCAGAACTGCCACCCGTTTGTGCGCGAGCTGTGGGGCCGCTACTGGGTGTTTGCGCACAACGGCGACCTGAAAGACTTTCGCCCCCGGCTGCACAGCCACTTCAGGCCCGTGGGCACCACCGACAGCGAGCACGCCTTCTGCTGGATCATGCAAGAGCTGGCCAAGTCCCACGCCGGTGTGCCCAGCATTGCCGAGCTGACGATCACGCTGCGCGACCTGGCCGCGC from Acidovorax sp. FHTAMBA carries:
- a CDS encoding class II glutamine amidotransferase; the protein is MCQLLGMNCNTPTDVTFSFTGFAQRAGHTGDHCDGWGIAFFEDKGVRHFVDHERAVDSPIAELIRRYPIKSCNVISHIRKATQGVVGLQNCHPFVRELWGRYWVFAHNGDLKDFRPRLHSHFRPVGTTDSEHAFCWIMQELAKSHAGVPSIAELTITLRDLAARIAPYGTFNFLLSNGQALWAHASTHLYYVERRHPFGHVHLSDEDLSLDFSQETQETDEVVVIATSPLTTNEVWTAFAHGELVVFADGRRLTT